One window of Salegentibacter sp. Hel_I_6 genomic DNA carries:
- a CDS encoding cytochrome ubiquinol oxidase subunit I — MENLDYARLQMAFTLGFHIIFACIGMVMPFFMVVSHYKWLKTKNPIYKRLSMAWLKGVAIFFVTGAVSGTALSFELGMLWPEFMKHAGPIIGMPFSLEGAAFFVEAIALGFYLYGWDKLPEKFHWFTGVIIGVAGVASGILVVSANGWMNAPSGFDYINGEFTNIDPVAALLNPAWFTQALHMTLAAFVATSFGVSGIHAFQIFRKRNVELHTKAFKIAIVFGAVAAFLQPISGDLSAKDVAERQPVKLAAMEAHYETSKGAPLYIGGIVDEENRSVSNKIEIPKALSFLAFGDFDAEVKGLNDFPDDELPPVAIVHYAFQTMVGIGTLLMFAGLIYFISLRKKNWLKNKYYWLLFIVVAPLGFVAIEAGWIVTEVGRQPWIIHQIMRTEDAVTPMPGMKYSFFYYLFLYTVLAITVTWLMNRQIKSLNQEPGEGKSSKDNSEMKSFNRDKARENKPNNLNKTED; from the coding sequence ATGGAGAATTTAGATTATGCCCGCCTGCAAATGGCTTTTACATTAGGCTTTCATATTATTTTTGCCTGTATTGGTATGGTGATGCCTTTTTTTATGGTGGTTTCGCACTATAAATGGCTCAAAACAAAAAATCCTATCTATAAACGCTTAAGTATGGCCTGGCTTAAAGGCGTAGCAATTTTCTTTGTTACCGGGGCCGTTTCAGGAACTGCTTTATCTTTTGAATTGGGAATGCTCTGGCCCGAATTTATGAAACACGCGGGACCTATTATAGGGATGCCATTTTCGCTTGAAGGAGCAGCTTTTTTTGTAGAAGCCATTGCCCTGGGATTTTATCTTTATGGATGGGATAAACTGCCTGAAAAATTTCACTGGTTTACCGGCGTAATTATTGGCGTTGCAGGAGTAGCTTCAGGTATTCTCGTGGTTTCGGCAAATGGCTGGATGAATGCGCCTTCCGGTTTCGATTATATCAATGGTGAATTCACAAATATAGATCCGGTGGCTGCTTTATTAAACCCTGCCTGGTTTACACAGGCATTGCATATGACTTTAGCGGCTTTTGTTGCCACCAGTTTTGGAGTTTCCGGGATTCATGCTTTTCAAATTTTCCGTAAAAGAAATGTAGAATTGCATACCAAAGCATTTAAGATTGCTATCGTTTTTGGAGCAGTCGCTGCATTTTTACAACCCATTAGCGGAGATCTTTCAGCTAAAGATGTAGCAGAACGCCAACCGGTAAAATTAGCTGCTATGGAGGCTCATTATGAGACTTCTAAAGGAGCTCCCCTCTATATCGGTGGAATTGTAGATGAAGAAAACCGATCAGTTTCCAACAAAATTGAAATCCCCAAAGCACTTTCTTTCCTGGCTTTTGGAGATTTTGATGCTGAAGTGAAAGGACTCAATGATTTTCCCGATGATGAATTACCTCCTGTTGCCATTGTGCATTATGCTTTCCAAACTATGGTTGGAATAGGTACTTTGCTAATGTTTGCTGGATTGATCTATTTTATAAGTTTAAGAAAGAAAAACTGGCTAAAAAACAAGTATTACTGGTTGCTATTTATTGTAGTTGCACCACTAGGATTTGTAGCGATTGAGGCCGGGTGGATAGTTACAGAAGTAGGGAGGCAACCCTGGATTATTCACCAAATTATGAGAACCGAGGATGCCGTAACTCCAATGCCGGGTATGAAATATAGTTTCTTCTATTACCTCTTTCTTTATACCGTGCTCGCTATAACCGTAACCTGGTTAATGAATCGACAAATAAAATCGCTAAATCAAGAACCTGGGGAAGGTAAATCTTCAAAAGATAATTCAGAAATGAAGTCTTTTAATCGAGATAAAGCCCGTGAAAATAAACCTAATAATCTGAATAAAACCGAAGATTAA